The following are encoded together in the Daucus carota subsp. sativus chromosome 5, DH1 v3.0, whole genome shotgun sequence genome:
- the LOC108222126 gene encoding protein SHI RELATED SEQUENCE 1, whose amino-acid sequence MSGFFTLAGAGRDQEQEDQNNHNSSNNNNSLFLFRNDEIYDKNFELWQQSYQLNHQPKQPHQLQQHVDLSLLGSSNRLDEQSLVYNSSDRANNGNNNNNNRASGFGMMRPYGGGSSSSGSGTISCQDCGNQAKKDCIYMRCRTCCKSQGFQCQTHVKSTWVPAAKRRERQQVNILGSSPNSLQLQDQQHQNQQLSLMRGEAPKRPRENPLASHPSGLQVNAFPAEVNSPAVFRCVRVSSVDETDEQFAYHTAVNIGGHVFKGLLYDQGPQSSTHYGIASESFPGAQQPLNLIASTGAATASNNPPAWTNDSSVYPTPLNAFMAGTQFFPPPR is encoded by the exons ATGTCTGGATTTTTCACACTAGCTGGGGCTGGGAGAGACCAGGAGCAAGAAGATCAGAATAACCATAacagcagcaacaacaacaacagcttATTTCTGTTTCGAAACGACGAGATCTACGACAAGAATTTCGAGCTATGGCAACAATCCTATCAGCTGAATCACCAGCCAAAACAACCTCATCAGCTCCAGCAACATGTGGATCTTTCACTTTTGGGATCTTCTAATAGGCTGGATGAACAAAGTTTAGTGTATAATAGTAGTGATAGGGCTAATAacggtaataataataataataatagagcaTCAGGGTTTGGTATGATGAGGCCATATGGAGGAGGGAGTAGCAGCAGTGGCAGTGGTACTATAAGTTGCCAAGATTGTGGCAACCAAGCGAAGAAGGATTGTATATACATGAGATGCAGGACTTGTTGCAAGAGCCAAGGGTTTCAGTGTCAAACACATGTTAAGAGCACTTGGGTTCCTGCTGCGAAACGCCGAGAGAGACAGCAGGTGAACATTCTTGGCTCTTCCCCTAATTCATTACAGTTGCAGGACCAGCAGCACCAGAATCAGCAGCTGAGTTTGATGCGAGGAGAGGCTCCCAAGAGGCCGAGGGAAAATCCTCTGGCCTCCCACCCATCAG GGTTACAAGTGAATGCCTTTCCGGCTGAGGTGAATTCTCCGGCAGTGTTTCGCTGCGTGAGAGTGAGCTCCGTCGACGAGACGGATGAGCAGTTTGCTTATCACACAGCCGTGAACATAGGAGGCCATGTCTTCAAAGGCCTTCTGTATGATCAAGGTCCACAGAGTAGCACCCACTATGGTATTGCAAGCGAGAGCTTCCCCGGTGCTCAACAGCCACTTAACCTAATAGCATCCACCGGAGCCGCCACAGCCAGCAACAATCCACCAGCTTGGACTAATGACTCCT